From Macaca mulatta isolate MMU2019108-1 chromosome 1, T2T-MMU8v2.0, whole genome shotgun sequence, the proteins below share one genomic window:
- the LOC714349 gene encoding ubiquitin-conjugating enzyme E2 C, giving the protein MASQNRDLAATSVTAARKGAEPSGGAARGPVGKRLQQELMTLMMSGDKGISAFPESDNLFKWVGTIHGAAGTVYEDLRYKLSLEFPSGYPYNAPTVKFLTPCYHPNVDTQGNICLDILKDKWSALYDVRTILLSIQSLLGEPNIDSPLNTHAAELWKNPTAFKKYLQETYSKQVTSQEP; this is encoded by the coding sequence ATGGCTTCCCAAAACCGCGACCTGGCAGCCACTAGCGTCACCGCCGCCCGTAAAGGAGCCGAGCCGAGCGGGGGCGCCGCCCGGGGTCCCGTGGGCAAAAGGCTACAGCAGGAGCTGATGACCCTCATGATGTCTGGCGATAAAGGGATTTCTGCCTTCCCTGAATCAGACAACCTTTTCAAATGGGTAGGGACCATCCATGGAGCAGCTGGAACAGTATATGAAGACCTGAGGTATAAGCTCTCACTAGAGTTCCCCAGTGGCTACCCTTACAATGCGCCCACGGTGAAATTCCTCACACCCTGCTACCACCCCAACGTGGACACCCAGGGTAACATATGCCTGGACATCCTGAAGGACAAGTGGTCTGCCCTATATGACGTCAGGACCATTCTGCTCTCCATCCAGAGCCTTCTAGGAGAACCCAACATTGATAGTCCCTTGAACACTCATGCTGCCGAGCTCTGGAAAAACCCCACAGCTTTTAAGAAGTACCTGCAAGAAACCTACTCAAAGCAGGTCACCAGCCAGGAGCCCTGA